The window CGCCCCCGCGCCGGTCTGGCCCGCCACCGCCGCGCGCGCCAGCAGGGCCAGCAGGAATCCGCCGTGCGGTCGCCCTCCCACGGTCCACTGGGCCGGGAGATCCGCGGTGAAGGTGCCGTCTCCCAGCGGACGCACCTTGACCGCGGCGGCGAACGCCCCACCCGCGGGCACGTGTCCGGACGCCCGCACATCGCCGTGGCCTGTCGCACTACTCATGGGCAACAGCCTGCCACGCCGAGCTACCGGATCCCGCGCGGCTCCGCGGGATGAGCGTCACTCATTTCTTGCTCATGAGCGCACGGAGGAAGAACACGGTGTTCGCGGGGCGCTCGGCCATCCTGCGCATCAGGTAGCCGTACCACTGGCCGCCATAGGGGACGTACACCCGCACGGTGTGGCCCTGGTGGGCCAATCGGAGCTGCTCGTCGGGGCGGATCCCGTAGAGCATCTGGAACTCGAACTCGCCGGGCTTGCGGCCGTGGTGGTCGGCGCGCTCGCCGATGATCCGCACCAGCCGCGGGTCGTGGGTGGCGAACATCGGGTAGCCGGTGCCCGCGAGCAGCGCGTTGGCGCAGCGCACGTAGCTGCGGTCGACCTCGGGCATCTCGTCGAAGGCGACCGTGCCGGGTTCCTTGTAGGCGCCCTTGCACAGCCGGACCCGGGACCCGTCGCCGGAGAGGCGGACGGCGTCGTCGAGCGTGCGGTGCAGGTACGACTGCAGGACCGCGCCGACCCAAGGCCAGGTGGTGCGCAGCTCGGCGAGGATGCGCAGCGTCGAGTCGGTGGTGGTGTGGTCCTCCATGTCGAGGGTCACCGTGGTGCCCGCCTCCTCGGCCGCGCGGCAGATGCGCGAGGCGTTGGTCAGGGCGAGGTCCTCGTCGAGGAGCTGGCCGACGGCGGAGAGCTTGACGCTGACCTCGGCGCGGTCGGACAGGCCCTCGGCCTTGAGCCGGTCGAGCAGCTCCAGGTAGGCCTGCACGGTCTGCTCGGCCAGGGCCGCGTCCGTGGTGTCCTCGCCCAGGTAGTCGAGGGTGACGGTGAGACCGGACTCGACCAGGCGCCGGGTCACGGCGACGGCTTCCTCGGTGGTCTCACCGGCCACGAAGCGGCGGACCACGTCCCGGCTCACGGGCGCGGTCGCGATGACACGGCGGATGGTGTCGTTGCCGGCGGCGGCCAGGATCAACGTGCGCAACGGGTTCACGCGCACAATGTACGACGCGGCTCGCCAGGGGAGAACAAGGCATCCGGTCGTCCTACGTTTCCGCTCGGATTTGCCCGCCTCGGAGTGCTATCCGGGTGGTTCGCTACCGGCCGTCCGGGGAGATCAAATGCAGCCGGGCGAACAGCAGCGCCTCGGCCAGGTCCTTCGCCCGCTCCGCCGGACCCCGGGCGCGGCGGGTCGACACCTCCAGGACCACCTGGCCCTTGAAGCCGTTCGCGGCGAGCGTCTCGCACAGTTCGGCGCAGGGCTGGTCGCCGCGGCCGGGGACCATGTGCTCGTCCTTCGACAGGCCCGAACCGTCGGCGAGGTGGACGTGGGTCAGGCCCTCGCCCATTCGCTCGGCGAGTTTCATCGCGTCCATGTGGGCGGCCGAGGTGTGCGACAAGTCCAGCGTGTAGTTGCGGTGGCCGACATCGGTCGGGTCGATCGACGGCCGGAACGCGGTCATCTCCATCGACCTCGTGCCCAGGCCCCGGCGGACCGGGAACATGTTCTCCACCGCGATCGCCACCCCGGTGCGTTCCTCCAGGCTGGCGACCAGGTCGGGGAAAGCGTCGGCGTAGCGGCGCTGCCAGCGGAACGGCGGGTGCACGACCACCGTGCGCGCGTCCAGGTCCTGCGCGGCCTCGACCGACCGGCGCAGCCTGACCTCCGGGTCCGGCGACCAGACGCGCTGGGTGATCAGCAGGCAGGGGGCGTGCACGGCCATGATCGGCACGCCGATCCGCGCCGAGCGACGACGCAGGCCGGGGACGTCCTGGCTCATCGGGTCGGCCCAGACCATGACCTCGACGCCGTCGTAGCCGAGTTCGTCGGCCAGCTTGAACGCGGTCGCCGCGGTCTGCGGCCACACGGATGCCGTCGACAGGCCGACGGGGATCGCGGTCACCGACCGAGGAGCAACAACACCGCGGGCGAGACCGTGACCACCAGCCCGACGAGCACGGCGAGCACGGTGGTCTGCAGGTCCTCCGCCTTGCGGATCTTGCGGACGATGAGCACCAGCCCGACGATCACGGCCAGGGCGGCGGCCAGCGCGGCGGCGGGGAGGAAGCCCCACAGCCAGTTGAACGCCAGCCAGACCGCGGCGCCGCCGACCACGCCGAGGGCGAGTTGGCCCGCCATGATCGCCCACTCGCGACCGGGGTTGGCGTCCTCATCGATCTCGTCATCGTCGTCGTCCCGATCGCGCGGGTCCGGGTCGAAGTCCTCGTCGAAGTCGCTGTCATCAAAGTCGCGGTCGGCGCCTGCGGGGGCGCGGTCGAAGTCCTCGTCGAGGTCGTCGTGCGCCTGGTACTCGTTGAACCGGACCGCCGCGCGGTCGTCGAAGGACTCGACTTCCTCGAGGAACTCCGGCCGCGGACCGCGCGGATCGATGGCCGTCTCGGAGGCGTCGCCGGGGAACTCGCGGGCTCCCCGGTTCGGCGCGGGCGGGAAGGTCGGCAGCGGCCGCGCCTCGCCTGCGGGCAGCGGCGGCTTCGGCAGCTGCTGCGACGGCTGCGGGAGCTGCTGGGAGACCTGCGGCTGGGGTATCGGCTGCGAGGGCTGCGGCTTCGGGATCGGCTGCGACGGCTGTGTCGGCTGTGGCGTCACTGGCTTGGGCAGCTGCTGCGAAGGCTGTGGCATCCGCTGGCCGGGCTGCGGCTGCTCGGGACGCTGCCCGCGGCGCGGGAGCAGCGGGAGGCGGTTCGGCCCGCCCGCCAGGCCCGCGGGCGGCTCGCTCGGGTCGGGACCGTCGTCGGTGACCCGCGGGATCTGCTCGGTGTGGCCCTCGGCGGGCACCGGTCGCGCGACCGGCCGCGGCAGGCGCAGCGACTCAGGTGTGGCCCGCGGAGGCTCCGGGCGCACGGGCTCCGACCGGGTCGGCTCGTGGCGCACGGCCTCGGGCCGGGCGACGTCCGGTCTCGGCGGCTCCGGCCGGGTGGGCTCGGGCCGGGGCGGCTCCGGGTGGACCGGCTCGGGTCGGCGCAGCCCAGGGCGGACGGCCTCCGGTCGGACCGGCTCGGATCGCGGCGGCTCGTGCCTGGGCGGCTCGTGCCTCGCTGGGTCATGCCGCGGTGGGTCATGACGCGGCGGCTCGCCCATGGGCGGGCGGCCGAGCAGCTCCGGTGGCGGCGTCGACGCGGGCTGACGGCGCTGCGGCGCGGGCTTGGGCGCGTGCGTGGTGCGGCCCTGCCGGTGCGACACCCGCTCCGGCGGCGTCTGCTCCTCGGTGATCGGCAGCATCTTCCCGCTGTCGGACATCACCCGCTCGATGATCGCCTGCGGCGCCGTGTCCGAGCCGTCCTCGGGCTTGCGGCGCCGTCGCCTGGGTGCGCTTTCGCCCGAGGTGCCGCCGTATTTGGCCAGCAACTCGGCAACGGTGCGCTGGGTGCGCTCCGACCCGCCTTCTTGACTCATCCACTCCACCGTGCCCCGTGCTGGCCGATCCGTCCAGTGCCGGCACGCTCCGCGGAGGCTTCCCGGGCGGGAAGTCCCCGACTTCTCTCAGTCCGAGGAGACAGTGTGGTCCCCACCGTTCGTCTGGTCCAGCCGCCGGAGGATCACGCCTTCGCGCAGGGCCCACGGCCCGATCTCCAGTTCCGGCAGTGATAACGCTCGCATAGTGGCCTGCGCCACAAGTGCACCGGCTACCAACTGGTGCGCCCGGCTGGGGCTGACGCCCTCCAGTTCGGCGAGATCACCCGCGGACATGCGGGAGATGAACGCGATCAACTGGCGCAGCCCGGCCTCGGTCAGCGTGCGGCGCACCCGCGGTCCCGCCGACGACGGCGCCGCGCCGGTCAGCCGGGCCAGGGTGCGGAACGTCTTGGAGGTCGCGACCACCCGATCGGGTTGGCCGAACTTCGCGACCCGCCTGGCCACGGGGGCCAACTGCTCGGCGAGCCACTCCGTCGCCGACTCGATCTCACCGCGCTGCGGCGGGTCGCTGGTGAACCGGGTCCGGGTGAGCCTGCCCGCGCCGAGCGGGAGCGACCACGCGAAATCCGGGTCCTCGTCGATGCCCGCGGCGATCTCCAGTGAGCCGCCGCCGATGTCGAGGACGAGCAGGTTGCCCGCCGACCAGCCGTACCAGCGGCGCGCGGCGAGGAACGTGTAGCGGGCCTCGTCCTCGCCGGAGAGGACCTGCAGATCGACCCCGGTCTCCTTGGCGACCCGCTTGAGGACCTCGGCGGAGTTGCCCGCCTCGCGGACCGCCGATGTGGCGAACGCCATCATCTCGGCGCAGCCCAGCCGGACCGACGACTCCTTGGCCAAGGCGACGGTGCGGACGAGTTCGTCCGCACCGGCCTTGGACAGCATGCCGGAGCGCGTGATGCGCTCCGCGAGCCGCAGCACGGTCTTCTCCGACCGTGCCGGGGTCGGGTGGGCACCCCGATGGGCGTCCACCACGAGCAGGTGGACCGTGTTCGATCCGACGTCCAATACCCCTAGGCGCACCGGGGGAACGCTACCCGCTCAGGTCACGACTCGAACTTGTAGCCGAGCCCCCGAACGGTCACCAGGTGGCGCGGGGAGGCCGGGTCGGGCTCGATCTTGGAGCGCAGCCGCTTGACGTGGACGTCGAGGGTCTTGGTGTCGCCGACGTAGTCCGCGCCCCACACCCGGTCGATCAGCTGGCCGCGGGTCAGCACCCGGCCGACGTTGCGCAGCAGGTACTCGAGGAGGTCGAACTCCTTGAGCGGCAGCGGGATCTCCTCACCGTCCACAGTGACCACGTGCCGTTCGACGTCCATTCGGACCGGTCCGGCGGCGAGCACCTGCGGGAGCAGCTCACCGTCGCCGCCGGCCTCGCCGCCGCGGCGCAGGACGGCCCGGACGCGGGCGATCAGCTCACGGGCGGAGTACGGCTTCGTCACATAGTCGTCGGCGCCGAGTTCGAGCCCGACGACCTTGTCGATCTCGCTGTCGCGGGCGGTCACCATGATCACCGGGACGGCCGAGCGCTGGCGGAGTGCCTTGCACACGTCGGTGCCGCTCATCCCGGGGAGCATGAGGTCGAGCAGCACGATGTCGGCGCCGTTGCGGTCGAACTCCTCGAGCGCCTGCTGCCCGGTGGCGGCCACCGCGGCGGTGAACCCTTCCTTCCGGAGCAGGAAGGCAAGCGGGTCGGCGAAGGACTCCTCGTCCTCGACGATCAGCACTCTCGTCATGCCATTCCTCCGTGATCGGTACCGGCGCCGTCGGACTTCGACGGAGCGGCGGACGCGGCCAGGGACGCGACCGCGGCGCGGCCCGACCTGGTCTTCTCCGCGCCGTTGAGGGTGTCCGCCCCGGCCGGGGCCGGGGCGTCCAGGTGCGCGGGGATGCGCAGGGTGAACGTGGAGCCGAGACCGGGCTTGCTCCACAGCTTGACCTCGCCGCCGTGGTTGGCGGCGACGTGCTTGACGATGGCCAGGCCGAGTCCGGTGCCGCCGGTGGCCCGCGAGCGCGCCTTGTCGACGCGGTAGAACCGCTCGAACACGCGCTGCTGCTCCTCCTCGGCGATGCCGATGCCGCGGTCGGTCACCGCGATCTCGATGAACCCGTCGACCAGCGAGCGGCTCAGCGAGACCGGGTTGCCCGGCGGCGAGTAGGCCAGGGCGTTCTCCAGCAGGTTCGACAGGGCGGTGACCAGCAGGGTCCGGTCGCCCTCGACGAGCAGGCCGCTGTCGGCGTCGGTGGTGACGTCGATGCCGGTGGACTCCATGACCAGCCGCGCGCGGCCGAGGGCCTCGCGCACGACCGCGTCGACGTCGACGGTGTTCATGTCGGGCAGCCGCTCGGCGCCCTGCAGCCTCGACAGCGCGATCAGCTCGGTCACCAGGGTGCCCAGGCGGTTGCCCTCGTGGAGGATCTTGGTGGTGAAGCGGCGGACCTCGACCGGGTCCTCGGCGGCGTCGAGCACGGCCTCGGCCAGCAGCGCCATCGCGCCGACCGGGGTCTTGAGCTCGTGGCTGACGTTGGCCACGAAGTCACGCCGGGTCGCTTCGAGGCGCACGGCATCGGACTGGTCGTCGGCGTCGACGACGGTGTAGCCCTCGCCGAGCGGCCGGACCTCGCCGAGCACGGCCTCCGGCGTCCGCCCGCCACGCGACTCCAGCGGCGAGAGGTCGATCTCCACCGGGTCGCCGGTCTCCAGGACCAGTTCGGAGGCTTTGCGCGCGCGCTCATCGACCTGGCGGTTGCGGACTAAACCGAGTTGCTCGGCGCGCGGGTTGTAGATCACCACGTCGCCGAAGTGGTTCAGGACGACGACACCGGAGTGCGACGAGTGCACCCAGCGCTGGACGAGATCCGAAACGGTCGGTCCGGCCGGCCTGCGGGCCGGATCCCCGTGTCGGGCGCGCCCGACCAGGTATCCGACGAACAGACCGACGAGCACTCCACACGACAGTGCGATCCACGCGGCCACAGGAGGATCGTAAGCAGGTGGGGAGGGGTTTGGACCAGCCCGACAAGCCGTTCAGTGACCGTGGTGACACCTATCGGCCCGCTTGTTCGCGCCCCAGCCGACCCCCGTTCACCCATTCGTGTCCTACCCACCAGTAACCCCAGGTCAACCGCGAGTCGCCCGCCCCAGCAAGTGAGTCGCCCCTCCAGGCAAGTGAATTCAACATTCGCGAAGGTTGAACTCACTTGCCGGAAGGGGCGACTCGGTTGCCCCGGGGGGCGACTCACTTGCCGGACGGGGCGACTCGCGGGTTTAGCGGCCTTGGTTGGCCACCTTGGCGATGGCGATCTTGGCGGCTTCGGGGTCGAGGTAGAGACCGCCGGGGGTGGTGGGGGCGGCGGAGTCGTCGAGGTCGTAGCGCAGAGGGATGCCGGTCGGGATGTTGAGGCCCGCGATGTCGGCGTCGGAGATGCCGTCGAGGTGCTTGACCAGCGCGCGCAGCGAGTTGCCGTGTGCGGCGACCAGCACGTTCTTGCCCGCCTTGAGGTCGGGGACGATCTCGTTCTCCCAGTACGGCACGACCCGGGCGACGACGTCCTTGAGGCACTCGGTCAGCGGCGCGTCGATGCCCGCGTAGCGCGGGTCGCCGTCCTGGCTGAACTCGCTGCCCTTCTCGATGGGCGGCGGCGGGGTGTCGTAGGAGCGGCGCCAGAGCATGAACTGCTCTTCGCCGAACTCCTCGAGGGTCTGCTTCTTGTTCTTGCCCTGCAGGGCGCCGTAGTGGCGCTCGTTGAGCCGCCAGTCGCGCTTGACCGGGATCCAGTGCCGGTCGGCCGCGTCGAGGGCCAGGTTCGCCGTCGAGATCGCGCGCCGCTGCAGCGAGGTGTGCACGAGGTCGGGCAGCAGGTTCGCCTCACGCAGGAGGTGACCGCCGCGGGCGGCCTCGGCGACGCCCTTCTCCGAGAGCTCAACGTCGACCCAGCCGGTGAACAGGTTCTGCGCGTTCCAGACGCTCTCGCCGTGCCGGATGAGCACCAAGGTTCCAATTGCCATGCCGATGAGCCTGCCAGATCCGGCGCCCGTCGCGGCCGTGAAGGACGTCTCCCCGCCCGCCGGGGGGCGTGGGCCAGGTGTCCGCGACCGATGGGCCAGATGATGTAACCGAAACCACACTCGCGCTGAACTATGCCCCAATCGGAGTAATCAAGTGGGCAGAGCAGGGCAAGCAGCAACCGATAGTCGCGAAAGTATGAGATTCCGTGACAAAACTGTTACTTACTGACAGCTATTTCCACGATCGGCGTACTACGTGGCCTTGTGCCGGTTGCTCGGGTCTGCCAAGTTGGCTCAAGCCACATCGGGTCTGCTCCCACGCACTCCCTGATCCGATGGGGCCCCGTGCGGCTCGACTCCCCTGCCGAGCCGCACCCCCGCGCTGGGTGTCCGTGGCCTCCCCCGCCACGTGACCGGAGCGGGTTTTGGTCGCGGGGCGGTCCAGATATGCGACTCCCCCCCTCGCTGAATCGCCCCGCGACCCTCTTAAGACTCCTGAGTCACCGGCTCCTGGGCGACCGGCTGCGCCTGCGCCGGCCGGGCCGACCGCCGCCAGCGGCGCCAGAGCAGGTAGGCGGGCACGCCGAGCACCACCGCGAACGGCAGCACCAGGGCGACGGCCCGCACGACGAACGACGTGGTGTCGACGAACGCCTTCCACCCGCCTGCGAGTGCCCCGAGCAGCGTGTCGTCGTCCGCCACGGGCGCCGGCGCGCTGTCGCGGGACAGGCGCAGGGTCACGGTGGACATGGCCACGCTGCCCGCGAGTCGCTCCCGACGCTTGAGCAGCGACTCCAGGTCGGCCTCGCGGCGGGTCACCTCGGATTCGAGCTGGACGATCTCGGAGATCTGCTGGGCCCGGCCCAGCAGCGCCCGCACCCGCTCCAGGCTGGCCCGCTGGGTCTGGATGCGGCTCTCGACGTCGACGATCTGCTCGGTGACGTCCTCCGCGGCCTGGCTACGCGACTCCTCCTTGCCCAACTCGGGCGCGGACAGCTTGCCCAGCGTGTCGTCGAGCTTGTCGCTCGGGACGTAGAGGGTCATCGTCGCGCTGCGGCTGCCCACGTCGGCCTGACCGGTGTAGCCGCCCGTCGCGACCACGATCGCGCGCGCCCGCTCGGCGCTGTCGCGCACATCCGGCGTGACCAGGACAATCGTGGCCGTGCGGACGAGCTTGCGGTCGACGCCCGGCTGCCCCACCTGCGCGGCCTGTTGGGGCTTCTCGCCGGTCGCGGCCTTGTCCGAGCCACCCGAGCCACCCGAGCCGCCCGAGGTGCCGTAGGAGCCGGTGCTCGCCGCCTCCGGCGCCGCGGCCGGCCGCTCGCCGCGCATATCGGCGGCGCTGCCCGAGTCCGACGCCGACCCGCAGGCGGTCAGCCCGCCGGTCGCGGCGAGGGCGAGCAACAGTCCTGCTAATCGTCTCTGCTTGGTCGAACGCATTCGGTGCCTCCCAGTTCCGTCGTCCTCATCAGACGTCGGCCGGGGTTCCTTACGTTGCCGAAATGCTGGTCACGACTCGGTTTCGGTCAGCCCCGGCCGGTCTTTGTGCTCGGGCTGCACCAAGTGCTCGAACGCTTTGAGGTTCGCCAACGACTCGCCGCGGGAGACCCGCCAGTCCCATTCCCGCCGGATCGAGGTGGCGAAGCCGATCTCCAGGATCGGGTTGAAGTCGCCGTCGGCGGCTTCGAGGACTTGGCCGAGCAGGCGGTCGAGCTCGTCGGCGGTGATCGAGCTCAGCGCGACCCGGCCGATCAGGTAGATGTCGCCGACCTTGTCGACGGTGTAGGAGACGCCGTAGAGCTTGGCGTTGCGGCGCAGCAGGTAGCGGTAGACGTCCTCGTGCGCCTCGTCCGGGCGGCGGCAGACGAACGCCTCCACCACCAGGCCGTGGTTGCCGACGATCAGCCACGTGTTGGTCTGCTGCTTCTTGATCCCCGGCAGCGTGACCAGGAAACGGCCCGGCGCGGGGTGGTCATAGACCAGTTCGCGCTCGTCGAGGGTCTTCTGGATCAGTGTGTCTAGCTCGCTCACACCGCCACCTCAGCACGCGCGAGCGAGTAGCGCAGCGCGTGGTCGGCGTCGATGTAGCCCGCGATGAGGGCGTCGGTGGTGCGGTCCCAGGAGAAGCGGTGGGCGTGCTGGACCGCGCCCGCGGCCAACTGGGCGCGCAGGACGGGGCTCATGGCGAGCCTGCCGAGGGTGTCGGCCCAGTCGTCCGTCGCGTGGCCCGCGACAAGCAGGCCGGAGAAGCCGTCGGCCACCGCGACCGGCAGACCGCCCACGGCGGCGGCGACGACCGGCGTGCCGCAGGCCTGCGCCTCCAGTGCGACCAGGCCGAAGCTCTCGTTGTGGCTGGGCACGGCCACGGTGTCGGCGGCGCGGTAGACATCCGCGAGCGCCTCGCCCGACTGCGGCGGCAGGAACCGGACGACGTCGGTGATGTCGAGCGCGACGGCCAGGTCCTGCAGGGCGGCGGGCTGCTCCAGGCCGGTTCCCGACGGCCCGCCCGCGACCAGCACGACGAGCCGCTCGCGGGCGATCTCCCCGCGCGCGAGCAGCGCGGCGACCGCGCGCAGCAGCACGTCGGGGGCTTTGAGCGGCTGGATGCGGCCGACGAAGGCGAACACGACCGCGTCGGGCGCGATGCCCAGCCTGCGCCGGGCGGCGTGCCTGCCACCGGGCCGGAAGCGTTCGAGGTCGACGCCGGGGGCGATGATGTCGACCTTCTCGGGGTCGGCGTCGTAGAGCGAGACCAGCTGCGCGGCCTCGACGTCGGTGTTGGCGATGAGCCGGTCGGCCTCGTCGACGATCTGCTGCTCGCCGATGACCCGCTCCCGCGGCTCGGGGGTGTCGCCCGCGGCGAGGGCGGCGTTCTTGACCTTGGCCAGGGTGTGCGCGGTGTGCACCAGCGGCACGCCCCAGCGCTTGCGCGTGAGCCAGCCGACCTGGCCGGAGAGCCAGTAGTGGG is drawn from Actinokineospora alba and contains these coding sequences:
- a CDS encoding proline dehydrogenase family protein → MNPLRTLILAAAGNDTIRRVIATAPVSRDVVRRFVAGETTEEAVAVTRRLVESGLTVTLDYLGEDTTDAALAEQTVQAYLELLDRLKAEGLSDRAEVSVKLSAVGQLLDEDLALTNASRICRAAEEAGTTVTLDMEDHTTTDSTLRILAELRTTWPWVGAVLQSYLHRTLDDAVRLSGDGSRVRLCKGAYKEPGTVAFDEMPEVDRSYVRCANALLAGTGYPMFATHDPRLVRIIGERADHHGRKPGEFEFQMLYGIRPDEQLRLAHQGHTVRVYVPYGGQWYGYLMRRMAERPANTVFFLRALMSKK
- a CDS encoding sugar phosphate isomerase/epimerase family protein yields the protein MTAIPVGLSTASVWPQTAATAFKLADELGYDGVEVMVWADPMSQDVPGLRRRSARIGVPIMAVHAPCLLITQRVWSPDPEVRLRRSVEAAQDLDARTVVVHPPFRWQRRYADAFPDLVASLEERTGVAIAVENMFPVRRGLGTRSMEMTAFRPSIDPTDVGHRNYTLDLSHTSAAHMDAMKLAERMGEGLTHVHLADGSGLSKDEHMVPGRGDQPCAELCETLAANGFKGQVVLEVSTRRARGPAERAKDLAEALLFARLHLISPDGR
- a CDS encoding Ppx/GppA phosphatase family protein produces the protein MRLGVLDVGSNTVHLLVVDAHRGAHPTPARSEKTVLRLAERITRSGMLSKAGADELVRTVALAKESSVRLGCAEMMAFATSAVREAGNSAEVLKRVAKETGVDLQVLSGEDEARYTFLAARRWYGWSAGNLLVLDIGGGSLEIAAGIDEDPDFAWSLPLGAGRLTRTRFTSDPPQRGEIESATEWLAEQLAPVARRVAKFGQPDRVVATSKTFRTLARLTGAAPSSAGPRVRRTLTEAGLRQLIAFISRMSAGDLAELEGVSPSRAHQLVAGALVAQATMRALSLPELEIGPWALREGVILRRLDQTNGGDHTVSSD
- a CDS encoding response regulator transcription factor translates to MTRVLIVEDEESFADPLAFLLRKEGFTAAVAATGQQALEEFDRNGADIVLLDLMLPGMSGTDVCKALRQRSAVPVIMVTARDSEIDKVVGLELGADDYVTKPYSARELIARVRAVLRRGGEAGGDGELLPQVLAAGPVRMDVERHVVTVDGEEIPLPLKEFDLLEYLLRNVGRVLTRGQLIDRVWGADYVGDTKTLDVHVKRLRSKIEPDPASPRHLVTVRGLGYKFES
- a CDS encoding sensor histidine kinase, with translation MAAWIALSCGVLVGLFVGYLVGRARHGDPARRPAGPTVSDLVQRWVHSSHSGVVVLNHFGDVVIYNPRAEQLGLVRNRQVDERARKASELVLETGDPVEIDLSPLESRGGRTPEAVLGEVRPLGEGYTVVDADDQSDAVRLEATRRDFVANVSHELKTPVGAMALLAEAVLDAAEDPVEVRRFTTKILHEGNRLGTLVTELIALSRLQGAERLPDMNTVDVDAVVREALGRARLVMESTGIDVTTDADSGLLVEGDRTLLVTALSNLLENALAYSPPGNPVSLSRSLVDGFIEIAVTDRGIGIAEEEQQRVFERFYRVDKARSRATGGTGLGLAIVKHVAANHGGEVKLWSKPGLGSTFTLRIPAHLDAPAPAGADTLNGAEKTRSGRAAVASLAASAAPSKSDGAGTDHGGMA
- a CDS encoding phosphoglyceromutase, with translation MAIGTLVLIRHGESVWNAQNLFTGWVDVELSEKGVAEAARGGHLLREANLLPDLVHTSLQRRAISTANLALDAADRHWIPVKRDWRLNERHYGALQGKNKKQTLEEFGEEQFMLWRRSYDTPPPPIEKGSEFSQDGDPRYAGIDAPLTECLKDVVARVVPYWENEIVPDLKAGKNVLVAAHGNSLRALVKHLDGISDADIAGLNIPTGIPLRYDLDDSAAPTTPGGLYLDPEAAKIAIAKVANQGR
- a CDS encoding DUF4349 domain-containing protein, with protein sequence MRSTKQRRLAGLLLALAATGGLTACGSASDSGSAADMRGERPAAAPEAASTGSYGTSGGSGGSGGSDKAATGEKPQQAAQVGQPGVDRKLVRTATIVLVTPDVRDSAERARAIVVATGGYTGQADVGSRSATMTLYVPSDKLDDTLGKLSAPELGKEESRSQAAEDVTEQIVDVESRIQTQRASLERVRALLGRAQQISEIVQLESEVTRREADLESLLKRRERLAGSVAMSTVTLRLSRDSAPAPVADDDTLLGALAGGWKAFVDTTSFVVRAVALVLPFAVVLGVPAYLLWRRWRRSARPAQAQPVAQEPVTQES
- a CDS encoding type III secretion system chaperone family protein, which translates into the protein MSELDTLIQKTLDERELVYDHPAPGRFLVTLPGIKKQQTNTWLIVGNHGLVVEAFVCRRPDEAHEDVYRYLLRRNAKLYGVSYTVDKVGDIYLIGRVALSSITADELDRLLGQVLEAADGDFNPILEIGFATSIRREWDWRVSRGESLANLKAFEHLVQPEHKDRPGLTETES
- the mshA gene encoding D-inositol-3-phosphate glycosyltransferase, encoding MTPTQLRKPRRVAVLSVHTSPLEQPGTGDAGGMNVYITETATRMAQRGIAVEVFTRATSSGLPPVAELAPGVLVRHVSAGPFEGLDRAELPAELCGFTAGVLRAEARHEPGYYDLVHSHYWLSGQVGWLTRKRWGVPLVHTAHTLAKVKNAALAAGDTPEPRERVIGEQQIVDEADRLIANTDVEAAQLVSLYDADPEKVDIIAPGVDLERFRPGGRHAARRRLGIAPDAVVFAFVGRIQPLKAPDVLLRAVAALLARGEIARERLVVLVAGGPSGTGLEQPAALQDLAVALDITDVVRFLPPQSGEALADVYRAADTVAVPSHNESFGLVALEAQACGTPVVAAAVGGLPVAVADGFSGLLVAGHATDDWADTLGRLAMSPVLRAQLAAGAVQHAHRFSWDRTTDALIAGYIDADHALRYSLARAEVAV